The Thermosipho japonicus region AAATAATGTAGCAAATACTTTAATGAGAATTTCTTCAAAACTTGGTATTCACTATGTTGCAGTTGGTCCAGAGTCATTAAAACCGTCAGACGAAATCATGAATGAAGCACTTGAAAACGCCAAAGAATCTGGAGCAATCATTGAATATACACCTGATCTCGATGGAGTAAAAGGAGCAGACGCTATCTACACAGATGTTTGGGTATCGATGGGCGAAGAAGATAAAATGCCAGAAAGAGTTGAATTATTAACACCATATAGAGTTGACATGAATTTAATTAAAAGAACGGAAAATCCAAACGTTATTTTCTTGCACTGTTTACCATCCTTCCACGACTTTGAAACAACAGTTGCAAAAGAAGCAAAGGAAAGAGGGTTAGATATTCGTGAAGTAACCGATGAAGTATTTAGAAGCAAACATTCTAAAGTTTTCGATCAAGCTGAAAATAGAATGCATACCATAAAAGCTGTTATGGTAGCAACCCTATAATCAGGTAGGAGGCAAAAAATATGAAGAAATTGGCAGTTGTTGCTATTGGTGGTAATGCAATTAATAGACCAGGAGAAAAACCAACGGCAGAAAATATGTTCAAAAATATAAAAGTTACAGCATCATATCTTGCAGATATGATTGAGTTAGGTTACAGAATAATAATAACTCACGGAAATGGACCACAAGTTGGGAATCTACTAGTTCAACAAGATATTGCAAAGGATACTATTCCA contains the following coding sequences:
- the argF gene encoding ornithine carbamoyltransferase; this encodes MPVNLKGRSLLTLKDFTAEEIKYLLNLAFDLKAKKRAGLRQELLKGKNIVLIFDKTSTRTRTAFEVAAYDEGAHVTFLTNSQMGKKESIEDTAKVLGRMYDGIEYRGYKQEVVEALAKYSGVPVWNGLTDEAHPTQGLADVMTMMEFIHKPLNQMKLVFVGDTRNNVANTLMRISSKLGIHYVAVGPESLKPSDEIMNEALENAKESGAIIEYTPDLDGVKGADAIYTDVWVSMGEEDKMPERVELLTPYRVDMNLIKRTENPNVIFLHCLPSFHDFETTVAKEAKERGLDIREVTDEVFRSKHSKVFDQAENRMHTIKAVMVATL